Within the Natranaeroarchaeum sulfidigenes genome, the region AGCCGTGCCGTCGATTTCCCTGCTCTTGCCGAGCGTTCGTCGAGCGCCGATATCGTTGCCGCTGCGGGCGTCGAGGCGGTCGTCGCACTGCGCGGTGCAGACGTCGATATCGACACGCGGTTCGCCGCTGGCGAGGTTGCGGTCGATGCCGCAAGCCGCGGGCTGGACGTTCTCGTGGCATCGACCATCGACAACGTCGGGCGCGTAACGGACGCGCTACGGGATGCGGAAGTCGCGTACGAAGTGTCGGAATTGTGATATCAACGCGCGTGTTCTTTCGCGGCGTCGTATGCCTCCTGTAATCGTCTGAACTCCTCGCGGTCGCCGCCGTGGTCTGGATGGACATCGATCACACGGTCCCGATACGCCCGTTCGATCTCCTTGATCTCCGCGTCTGTCGATAGCCCCAGTTCCGTGAAGGCTCCGGTTGGGACACCCCCGGATCGATCAATCGTCACGGTTGGCGTCTCGAAGGGGAGCCTGCTCCCGAGCGCAATGCCCGGCAGTTCGTGCTCGACCAGCACCGCTTCGACGTCATTGGACCGGAGCTGGAAGTACACGTGCGCGTCGAACGTCACCGCAACCCCCCGTGTCGGCAGATAAAAATCGACGTGTTGATCGTCGATCGTGCGTCCTTCCTCGTAGCGCTCTCCGATCGCATCGAAGTAATGTCTGATCTCGGCGCGGCGGCGTGCCATCCCGTCGCCGCTCCCGTCGGTCCGGCGCTTTTGCCGATCTGGAGATGACGGTATCAGGCGCTGTCCGGCGAGGAAGATCCCGGCTACGATTACCGAAAACACCCCCGCAAGGGCGACGCCAACGACGAGCCAGTCGGGGAATGTGGTGAGTGTCTGCCAGGCCACGGCCGGAATAAGCGTTGGATACTAATGAACGTCTCGGGCGCGGCAACGATACCAGATCTGAGATGCCCTGAACCGCACTCCGAATACATTCGACAGCTCGTACACCTCAGCGGTCTAATTATTGCACTTCGGGATACGAAGTGGATAACTTCGAATATTGTAGTGAACAGCTTCGAAACTCGTAGTGTGTTGCTTCGAATTCAATAGTAAAGTACCGGCATCGATATTCGACCGAGCACTCCGGCCGCAACACTCAATTGTTCTCTCGCCAAGTTCTAGTAGCCACCGTGAACCGCCGAACACTACTACTCTCCGTCGGCGCTGTCTGTGCCGGGGCCGCTGGCTGCACTGAACTGGAAGAGGCTGGCGAGCGCATCTCCGCGGCGACGGGTCCCGATCGCCCCTGGGCCAACCTACCGGTAACCGTTACCCTCGACGATCAGACCGAGGACGGCCGGGAGGGGTTCGAGGAGCTGCTCCGGCAGGGGATGGCCTACTGGGAGGATCACAGCGAGGAGTACGCGGGCTACGAGATCAAGTACACATTCGATCCGGACCTCGACGATCACGAGGACGCCGATATCGTGGTCGAACTGGTAGAGGACGTCCAGACGTGCTCCGTCGAGGGGCACGATCAGGAGGCAGTCGGGTGTGCGCCAGTTATCACCGACAGTGCCCCCGATACGGCGACGGTCGAGATCAAGGACGGGTTCTCTGACGACCTCACGCTCGTCACGATCAAACACGAGTTCGGCCACACGCTCGGGCTGGGCCACGACGACGAGCCACAGGAGATCATGTCCTCGGATCCCGCCGACCGTATCCCCGACTACGAGACGCGCGTCAACATCCACGAGCGGTATCGTGAGACGGTGGGGCGGATCAACGAGGGGACGAGTCGATTTAATGAGGGGATAGAATATGGCACAGATCGGGAGTGGGAAGCGGCCCAGGAACAGTTCGAAAAGGCAACTGAACACTACGACTGGGCACACACAGAACTCTCCGAGATGCGCGACGACGCCGAGGCGATCGAAGCGGACGGGGCGGTCGAGCTACTCACCGAGGCCGAAAACTTCACTCGGTACTACGGAGAGGCAGGGAAACTGTTCGCACAGGAAGCCAGAGCACGAGCTGATGGTGATCACATCGAGGCCGAACAGTATCAGAACGAGGCCAGAGAGGCAGTCGAAGCGGCACGGGAGTACGATGTCGAGGTCGGGTATACTCTCGCCGAAGCGCTTGGACTGCAGTGAACAGGGACTTTCAGAACCCGTACCGTTTGTGCGCGTCGTCGATCGGTAGGATTTCGAGAACGCGGACTTCACCATCGTCCTCGATTACAGTGTAAATCGCCGTGTACGTCCGCGAAATGTGCATTCGAAACCGATCACGGCGACCGTCGATCGGAAGCTTCTCTTTGTCTCCGCGACCTCGCCCAGGGTAGGGATTGTCGGCGAGATAGCCGAGCTTCTCTTTGCAGACTCTGGTGGTCTTGTCATCAGCTACCGAGAGGAACTCGCTCGCATCCTCGCCGAGTAACACGTCGTACTCAGACATCTTCGAGCGCGGTTAGTTCGTCGCCGTCTTGCCCTTCGAGTTCCCGGAACCGACGCTCAAGGTCTTCACGACGGCGTGCCTGCGCGAGTTCCTGGAGCAGGTCATCGTACGTCTGCCCCGGTTCTTTCAGCTCGTGTAGTTCTTTCCGGGTTTCCTCGGTGACCGGAATACGTTTGTCGGCGGACATTGGCTGTTAGGACGTAACATCCTTACAGTATTAACACTGACGACCATCCGTTGGCCACAGGTTGTTCCGCAACCATTGTAATACCGGCACACGCAGGGAGAGCCATGACGACTTCGAGCGCCCCCGGGAAGATCTACCTGTTCGGGGAACACGCCGTTGTGTACGGCGAACCCGCAGTACCGTGTGCGATCGAGCGCCGAGCGCGGGTGACGGTCGAACAGCGCGAGGACAGCCATCTCCGCGTCCACGCCGACGATCTGAGCCTGGACGGCTTTACCGTCGAGTACAGCGGTGCGACTGATACGGCGCCAGATATCGACGTCTCCGAGTCGCTGATTCAGGCGGCGATGGGCTACGTCGACGCGGCCGTGCGACAGGCCAGAGACGCCGCGGACGCTCCGGACGCTGGCTTCGATATCACCATCGAGAGCGACATCCCGCTGGGTGCCGGACTCGGCTCGTCTGCCGCAGTAACGGTCGCCGGGATCGACGCGGCGACGCGCGAACTCGGCGTCCCCCTGGAGCCGGCCGAGGTCGCCGACCGGGCCTTTCAGGCCGAGTACGAGGTACAGGAGGGGCAGGCCTCACGTGCGGACACGTTCTGCTCCGCGGTGGGCGGTGCGGTCCGCGTCGAGGGCGAGGACTGCCGAGCCATTGATGCGCCGGACCTGCCGATCGTCGTCGGCTTCGACGGCGGCGCGGGCGACACCGGCGAGCTCGTCGCGGGCGTCCGCGAACTCCGGGAGACCTACGGCTTCGCCGCGGATACGGTCGCGGCGATCGGCGATATCGTACGCGAGGGCGAGCGCTCGCTGGCCGACGAAGACGTCGAGCGCCTCGGCGAACTGATGGATTTCAACCACGGGCTGCTCGAAGCACTCGGCGTCTCCTCCAGATCACTCGACAACATGGTGTGGGCCGCCCGCGATGCGGGGGCCTACGGCGCGAAACTCACCGGTGCGGGCGGCGGGGGCTGTATCGTCGCACTCGACGACAGCGAGGAGACCGAGACGGCACTACGGTTCACGCCGGGCTGTGAGGAGACGTTCCGGGCCGGGCTCGATCGTGAGGGCGTCCGTCTGGAGGAACAATGACGGTCGTTCTGAAGCTCGGCGGAAGCGTCGTCACCGAAAAGGACCGCAAAGAGACGGTCGACGGCGAGTCACTGGACGCTGCAGCAGCGGCGATCGGCGATGCCGTCAACGATGTCGATGGGCTGGTTGTCGTCCACGGCGGCGGAAGCTTCGGCCACCCGAACGCCGCGGCGTACGGCGTCTCGACCACTGAGGGAACTCACGACACCGAGGGCGTACTGGCAATCCACGGCGCGATGAAGACACTCAACACGTTCGTCCTGCGACGGCTTCGTGAGCACGACGTCCCCGCAGTCCCCGTCCATCCGCTTTCGGCCGCGAGCCGCGATACGGGCGGTGAGTTGACCTTGCCCGTCCAGCAGGTCCGAACGCTGCTCGGCGAGGGGTTCGTGCCCGTACTCCACGGCGACGTGATCGCGCACGCTGGCGAGGGCGTTACCGTCGTCAGCGGCGACGAACTGGTGGTCGAACTGGCACAGGGTGTCGATGCCGACCGGGTTGGACTCTGTTCTGCCGTCCCAGGTGTGCTGGATGAAAACGATGACGTCATTCCGCGGATCGATGCGTACGAGGACGTCGCAAACGTGCTCGGTGCGAGCGACGCGACGGACGTGACCGGCGGAATGGCTGGCAAAGTGCGGGCGCTGCTCGATCTCGACGTCGAGGCCTCGATCTTCGATCTGGGTTCTGTCGGCCCGTTCCTCGCTGGTGAACCGGTCGGAACGACGATCGACTGATCTGAGCTGTCGACTGCTCAGAGCTCTTTGACGATCTCTGCCGGATTTCCTGCCACCATCACGTCATCGGGCACGTCCTCGGTCACGACAGCACCGGAGCCGATTACCACGCCGTCGCCGATCGTCACGCCGGGATTGAGCACGGCGTTGCCGCCGATCCATGCCCTGTCGCCGACCGTCACGGGCTTGCCGTATTCGAGCCCAGCTGTGCGCTCCTCGGCGTCGACCGGATGCGTGGCCGTGTAGACCTGGACTGCCGGGCCGAGCATACAGTCGTCTCCGAACTCGATCGGACAGACGTCCAGAAAGACGCAGTTGGCGTTCGCAAAGAACTCGTCGCCGACGTGGATGTTGAAACCGTAATCGCATCGGAGATCGGGCTCGA harbors:
- a CDS encoding DUF7557 family protein, which produces MSADKRIPVTEETRKELHELKEPGQTYDDLLQELAQARRREDLERRFRELEGQDGDELTALEDV
- a CDS encoding J domain-containing protein, yielding MAWQTLTTFPDWLVVGVALAGVFSVIVAGIFLAGQRLIPSSPDRQKRRTDGSGDGMARRRAEIRHYFDAIGERYEEGRTIDDQHVDFYLPTRGVAVTFDAHVYFQLRSNDVEAVLVEHELPGIALGSRLPFETPTVTIDRSGGVPTGAFTELGLSTDAEIKEIERAYRDRVIDVHPDHGGDREEFRRLQEAYDAAKEHAR
- the mvk gene encoding mevalonate kinase, with the protein product MTTSSAPGKIYLFGEHAVVYGEPAVPCAIERRARVTVEQREDSHLRVHADDLSLDGFTVEYSGATDTAPDIDVSESLIQAAMGYVDAAVRQARDAADAPDAGFDITIESDIPLGAGLGSSAAVTVAGIDAATRELGVPLEPAEVADRAFQAEYEVQEGQASRADTFCSAVGGAVRVEGEDCRAIDAPDLPIVVGFDGGAGDTGELVAGVRELRETYGFAADTVAAIGDIVREGERSLADEDVERLGELMDFNHGLLEALGVSSRSLDNMVWAARDAGAYGAKLTGAGGGGCIVALDDSEETETALRFTPGCEETFRAGLDREGVRLEEQ
- a CDS encoding sugar O-acetyltransferase; its protein translation is MPSEREKMVSGEMYDPEDADLRDAHRRARRLADEYNRAIIDDEDRALELLTELFGSTGENPYIEPDLRCDYGFNIHVGDEFFANANCVFLDVCPIEFGDDCMLGPAVQVYTATHPVDAEERTAGLEYGKPVTVGDRAWIGGNAVLNPGVTIGDGVVIGSGAVVTEDVPDDVMVAGNPAEIVKEL
- a CDS encoding isopentenyl phosphate kinase, with product MTVVLKLGGSVVTEKDRKETVDGESLDAAAAAIGDAVNDVDGLVVVHGGGSFGHPNAAAYGVSTTEGTHDTEGVLAIHGAMKTLNTFVLRRLREHDVPAVPVHPLSAASRDTGGELTLPVQQVRTLLGEGFVPVLHGDVIAHAGEGVTVVSGDELVVELAQGVDADRVGLCSAVPGVLDENDDVIPRIDAYEDVANVLGASDATDVTGGMAGKVRALLDLDVEASIFDLGSVGPFLAGEPVGTTID
- a CDS encoding type II toxin-antitoxin system RelE family toxin, which codes for MSEYDVLLGEDASEFLSVADDKTTRVCKEKLGYLADNPYPGRGRGDKEKLPIDGRRDRFRMHISRTYTAIYTVIEDDGEVRVLEILPIDDAHKRYGF